A region of Dermochelys coriacea isolate rDerCor1 chromosome 1, rDerCor1.pri.v4, whole genome shotgun sequence DNA encodes the following proteins:
- the LOC119858839 gene encoding olfactory receptor 51G2-like, whose protein sequence is MSAVNDTKFNYEMFLLTGIPGQGDIHLWISITFCLTYAISIVGNSLILFIIKTDLSLHEPMYMFLSMLAVTDLGLLIASIPTILGVFLFNSREISFNACLAQLFFIHSFTFIESSVLLLMAFDRYIAISNPLRYASILTLPRIAKMGLVCGLRGVAVILPLPIILKWFRYCRANVLSHSFCLHMEVMTLACVDITVNNIYGLIITIITEGLDSLLIFLSYVMILKTVLSITSHKEFLRALNTCVSHLCAVLLFYTPEISLTLMHRFRKSSSPLLQIVLGYVYLLVPPLMNPIVYSMKSKHLRSRIIRVFVK, encoded by the coding sequence ATGTCAGCTGTCAATGACACCAAATTCAACTACGAAATGTTCCTTCTCACTGGGATACCTGGGCAGGGAGACATCCATCTCTGGATCTCTATCACCTTCTGCTTAACGTATGCTATTTCGATAGTAGGAAATTCACTTATTCTGTTCATCATAAAAACAGATCTAAGCCTTCATGAGCCAATGTACATGTTCCTTTCCATGTTGGCTGTCACAGACCTAGGCTTATTGATAGCCAGCATACCGACAATACTGGGTGTATTTTTGTTTAACTCAAGGGAGATCAGTTTCAATGCCTGTCTTGCCCAGCTATTCTTCATCCACTCATTTACATTTATTGAATCCTCCGTGCTCTTGTTGATGGCCTTTGACCGCTACATCGCAATCAGTAACCCGCTGAGATATGCCTCCATCTTAACTCTGCCGAGAATAGCCAAGATGGGACTGGTGTGTGGTCTAAGAGGGGTGGCCGTGATACTCCCACTCCCCATTATCCTGAAATGGTTCCGATACTGTCGAGCCAATGTCCTCTCCCATTCCTTCTGCCTGCACATGGAGGTCATGACACTGGCATGTGTGGACATCACAGTTAACAACATCTATGGCTTGATTATTACAATCATAACAGAGGGGTTGGACTCGCTGCTCATCTTCCTCTCTTATGTGATGATCCTCAAAACTGTGCTGAGCATCACATCCCACAAGGAGTTCCTCAGGGCCCTGAACACCTGCGtctcccatctctgtgctgtCCTGCTCTTCTACACACCTGAGATCAGCCTGACTTTGATGCACAGATTCAGGAAGAGTTcttctcccttgcttcagattgTCCTGGGCTATGTCTACCTGCTGGTTCCTCCTCTGATGAACCCAATCGTGTACAGCATGAAAAGCAAACACCTTCGTTCGAGGATAATCAGGGTGTTCGTGAAGTGA
- the LOC119846929 gene encoding olfactory receptor 51G2-like encodes MAAVNDTKFKSAVFLLTGIPGQEDVQNLWISLPFCLIYVISIGGNSVILFIIKTDPSLHEPMYIFLSMLGATDLGLLIATIPTILGIFLFNSREISLNACFAQLFFIQSLQCIESSVLLLMAFDRFIAIRIPLRYASILTLPRIAKMGLVCVLRGVVVILPFPLLLKRFQYCRANVLSHSCCLHMEVMTMACADITVNNIYGLFITVLTVGLDSLFIFLSYVMIIKTVLSITSHKEFLRALNTCVSHLCAVLLFYTPEFSLTLIHRFGKGSSSLLQIVLGYVCLMVPPLINPVVYSVKSKHLRSRIFRVFVK; translated from the coding sequence atggcagctgtcaaTGACACCAAATTCAAATCTGCAGTGTTCCTTCTCACtgggatacctgggcaggaagACGTCCAAAATCTCTGgatctctctccccttctgcttAATTTATGTTATTTCCATAGGAGGAAATTCAGTCATTCTGTTCATTATAAAAACAGATCCGAGCCTCCATGAGCCTatgtacattttcctttccatgttgGGTGCCACAGACCTTGGCTTATTGATAGCCACCATACCGACGATACTGGGCATATTCTTGTTCAACTCTAGGGAGATCAGCCTCAATGCCTGTTTTGCCCAGTTGTTCTTTATCCAGTCACTTCAATGCATTGAATCCTCTGTGCTTTTGTTGATGGCTTTTGACCGCTTCATCGCAATCCGTATCCCACTGAGATATGCCTCTATCTTAACTCTGCCGAGAATAGCCAAGATGGGACTGGTGTGTGTTCTAAGGGGGGTGGTCGTCATACTCCCATTCCCCCTTCTCCTGAAGAGGTTTCAATACTGTCGAGCCAATGTCCTCTCCCATTCCTGCTGTCTGCACATGGAGGTCATGACAATGGCCTGTGCGGACATCACAGTCAACAACATCTATGGCCTGTTTATTACGGTCCTAACAGTGGGGTTGGACTCACTGTTCATCTTCCTTTCTTATGTGATGATCATCAAAACAGTGCTGAGCATCACGTCCCACAAGGAGTTCCTCAGGGCCCTGAACACCTGcgtctcccacctctgtgctgtCCTGCTCTTCTACACGCCGGAGttcagcctgactttgatacaCAGATTCGGGAAGGGATCTTCTTCCTTGCTTCAGATTGTCCTGGGCTATGTCTGCCTGATGGTTCCTCCTCTGATTAACCCAGTCGTGTACAGTGTGAAAAGCAAACACCTTCGTTCGAGGATATTCAGGGTGTTCGTGAAGTGA